From Magnetococcales bacterium, one genomic window encodes:
- a CDS encoding holo-ACP synthase translates to MILGIGSDLVRIQRIRTAMERFGERFLQRIYSPQELAFCQVRQDPAPCLAKRFAAKEAFVKALGSGFRDGIWFRDVEVVNDAFGRPCLAIHGPAATRMTRIGITHIHLSISDESGFALAFVVVEKMD, encoded by the coding sequence ATGATCCTCGGCATCGGCTCCGATCTGGTGCGCATTCAACGCATTCGCACGGCCATGGAACGTTTTGGGGAGCGTTTTCTCCAGCGGATTTATTCACCACAAGAGCTGGCTTTCTGCCAGGTACGCCAGGATCCCGCACCCTGTCTGGCCAAGCGGTTTGCAGCCAAGGAAGCCTTTGTCAAGGCCCTGGGTTCCGGTTTTCGGGATGGCATCTGGTTTCGGGACGTGGAAGTTGTGAATGATGCCTTCGGTCGCCCCTGCCTGGCCATCCATGGCCCGGCCGCGACTCGCATGACCCGTATCGGAATCACCCATATCCACCTGAGCATCAGTGACGAAAGCGGCTTTGCCCTGGCTTTCGTGGTGGTTGAAAAGATGGATTGA
- the pdxJ gene encoding pyridoxine 5'-phosphate synthase — translation MIKLGVNVDHVATLRQARGTRYPDPVLLAAQAEEAGADSITVHLREDRRHIQERDVKLLLQTIQTRINLEMAATGEMVSLACQFKPADCCLVPEKREELTTEGGLDIKGHMDHLIRVVERLSRSGIRVSLFIDPEQEQIDAARAIGAPVVELHTGRYAEATTPAIRQQELEKIQRATVLAREKGLVVHAGHGLTYHNVQEIAAIPGIEELNIGHAIMARALSVGMDRAVRDMVQEMRLGDQVRSMVAGK, via the coding sequence ATGATCAAGCTGGGGGTCAATGTGGACCATGTGGCCACGCTGCGTCAGGCGCGGGGCACGCGGTATCCGGATCCGGTTTTGCTGGCGGCCCAGGCGGAAGAGGCCGGGGCGGACAGCATCACGGTTCATCTGCGCGAAGATCGGCGTCACATCCAGGAACGGGATGTCAAACTCCTGCTGCAAACCATCCAGACCCGCATCAACCTGGAAATGGCAGCCACCGGGGAGATGGTTTCGCTGGCCTGCCAGTTCAAACCGGCTGATTGTTGTCTCGTTCCGGAAAAGCGCGAAGAGCTGACCACGGAAGGGGGATTGGACATCAAGGGTCACATGGACCATCTGATCCGGGTTGTCGAACGGCTCTCCAGGTCCGGTATTCGTGTTTCCCTCTTCATCGATCCGGAACAGGAGCAGATCGACGCTGCCCGGGCCATCGGTGCCCCTGTCGTGGAACTGCATACCGGTCGCTACGCTGAAGCCACCACACCGGCAATCCGGCAGCAGGAGCTGGAAAAAATCCAGCGCGCCACGGTCCTGGCCCGGGAAAAGGGGTTGGTGGTCCATGCCGGTCATGGCCTCACCTATCACAATGTCCAGGAAATTGCTGCCATTCCCGGGATCGAGGAACTCAACATCGGGCATGCCATCATGGCCCGCGCCCTCTCCGTGGGGATGGATCGGGCCGTGCGCGACATGGTGCAAGAGATGCGTCTGGGCGATCAGGTCAGATCCATGGTCGCCGGGAAATGA